The Pedobacter roseus genome contains a region encoding:
- a CDS encoding glycosyl hydrolase 115 family protein — translation MKFRNFQFLSIIILSLLVPQLLSAQKMPGVKIGISETNIPLSFPLVEQDKAATIYIDAKDAEVVAIAAEAFKNDIHLLTNLTPSVKKGNENLSAYPVIIGTLGQSKVIDHLAKTRKINPLSLQGKWETFSISVIENPTKGVKRALVIAGSDRRGTAFGVFELSRMLGVSPLNWWADVKPALKKALYIKAGESVVGPPSVKYRGIFINDEDWGIQPWAAKNMDTDVKDIGPKTYTKIFELLLRLKANYIWPGMHPSTKAFYFYADNPKIADQYAIVLGSSHCEPMLRNNVFEWAENFEHEYGKKPGEWRYDLNKPEIAKYWTDRVQQAKNYESVYTVGMRGIHDGSMPGPKDKNEKVKLLGQVITDQREILNKYSTKPVNSIPQIFCPYKEVLSLYQAGLKLPDDVTIVWADDNHGYVRQLSNPEEQKRSGGSGVYYHISYWGAPHDYLWLSSISPSLISYELTKAYQYKADRLWVINVGDIKPAEMETQFAMDLAWDIHRWEPQKAYLYAESWAAEIFGAAFAKPIADIKAVYYRLGHEAKPEHIGSVNITDAQADERLMAYEKIYNQAKKLADQMPERLKDAYFELIFYPVQGAYLMNQKILYAKKSLLLAAKGDQIALSYSKKAKDAFEQIKLITKKYNEEIAGGKWNGIMDYRPRKLPVFDMPKVAESIAAQPTAQTKENKPVLISAAKFKDKFAAKGTVLQSINGLGIGGSGMSVYPFTTKSISENALNTAPFLTYQVDFETAGEHQVEVKCLPTQGVNNGIKVRYAIAVNGDQAQVVNVAPASENNTWKQNVLQGYASGITKHQVAKAGKSVIKIYLLDPGVVINQLEIK, via the coding sequence ATGAAGTTCAGAAATTTTCAATTTTTATCAATAATCATTTTGTCGCTTTTAGTACCGCAATTACTTTCGGCACAAAAAATGCCTGGCGTTAAAATTGGTATTTCTGAAACTAATATCCCCTTATCTTTCCCACTCGTAGAACAGGATAAAGCCGCTACCATTTATATCGATGCCAAGGATGCTGAGGTAGTTGCAATAGCCGCCGAAGCTTTTAAAAATGATATTCATCTACTCACCAACCTTACACCTTCCGTTAAAAAAGGCAATGAAAATTTAAGCGCTTATCCAGTAATTATCGGTACGCTGGGGCAATCGAAAGTGATTGATCATTTGGCAAAAACCAGGAAAATAAATCCGCTGAGTTTACAGGGCAAATGGGAAACCTTTTCCATTTCAGTAATCGAAAATCCCACCAAAGGTGTAAAAAGGGCATTGGTAATTGCAGGCAGCGACAGGCGGGGAACAGCTTTTGGTGTTTTCGAATTGTCGCGCATGCTTGGCGTATCTCCCCTTAATTGGTGGGCCGATGTAAAACCCGCTTTAAAGAAAGCACTATATATTAAAGCTGGAGAAAGTGTGGTTGGTCCGCCATCAGTAAAGTACCGCGGCATTTTCATCAACGATGAAGATTGGGGCATTCAGCCTTGGGCCGCTAAAAATATGGATACCGATGTAAAAGACATTGGTCCAAAAACTTATACTAAAATCTTCGAACTGTTGTTGCGGTTAAAAGCCAATTACATCTGGCCGGGCATGCACCCCTCCACAAAAGCTTTTTATTTTTATGCCGATAATCCAAAAATTGCCGATCAATATGCCATTGTTTTAGGATCAAGCCATTGCGAACCCATGCTGAGGAACAATGTTTTTGAGTGGGCCGAGAATTTTGAGCATGAATATGGCAAGAAACCCGGCGAATGGCGTTACGATCTCAATAAACCCGAAATTGCAAAATATTGGACAGACCGTGTTCAGCAGGCCAAAAACTACGAATCGGTTTATACCGTTGGTATGCGTGGCATTCATGATGGCAGTATGCCAGGACCAAAAGACAAAAACGAAAAAGTAAAATTGCTCGGGCAGGTCATTACCGATCAGCGTGAAATTTTAAATAAATATAGCACCAAACCTGTTAATTCAATTCCCCAGATATTTTGTCCTTACAAAGAGGTTTTGTCGCTTTACCAGGCGGGGTTAAAATTGCCTGATGATGTGACGATTGTGTGGGCTGATGATAACCATGGTTATGTTCGTCAGCTTTCAAATCCCGAAGAGCAGAAACGTTCAGGCGGGAGTGGTGTTTATTACCATATTTCTTATTGGGGTGCACCTCACGATTATTTGTGGCTTTCGTCTATTTCTCCATCACTGATCTCTTACGAATTAACCAAGGCCTATCAATATAAAGCCGACCGTTTATGGGTCATTAATGTCGGTGATATTAAGCCTGCCGAAATGGAAACACAGTTTGCCATGGATTTGGCCTGGGATATTCATCGATGGGAGCCTCAAAAAGCATATTTATATGCCGAAAGCTGGGCGGCAGAAATTTTTGGCGCAGCCTTTGCAAAACCAATTGCCGATATTAAAGCTGTTTATTACCGTTTAGGTCACGAGGCCAAACCTGAACATATCGGCAGTGTAAACATTACCGATGCACAGGCTGATGAACGATTGATGGCTTACGAAAAAATTTACAACCAGGCCAAAAAACTGGCTGATCAAATGCCCGAACGTTTAAAGGATGCCTATTTCGAACTGATTTTCTATCCGGTTCAAGGTGCTTATTTGATGAACCAAAAGATTTTATATGCAAAAAAAAGTTTGTTACTGGCAGCAAAAGGAGATCAAATTGCTTTAAGCTATTCTAAAAAAGCTAAAGATGCTTTTGAGCAGATCAAGCTCATCACCAAAAAATACAATGAAGAAATTGCTGGCGGCAAATGGAATGGAATAATGGATTACAGACCACGCAAATTACCTGTTTTTGACATGCCAAAAGTGGCTGAAAGCATTGCGGCTCAACCTACAGCTCAAACCAAAGAAAATAAACCGGTTTTGATCAGTGCGGCAAAATTTAAGGATAAATTTGCAGCAAAAGGAACTGTGTTACAATCGATAAATGGTTTGGGAATCGGCGGTAGTGGCATGTCGGTTTATCCCTTTACCACTAAAAGCATATCAGAAAATGCACTAAATACAGCTCCGTTTTTAACCTATCAGGTCGATTTTGAAACCGCTGGTGAACATCAGGTAGAAGTGAAATGTTTGCCTACTCAGGGTGTAAATAACGGCATTAAAGTGCGTTATGCGATTGCCGTCAATGGCGATCAGGCTCAAGTAGTAAATGTGGCGCCAGCATCCGAAAATAACACCTGGAAACAAAATGTACTGCAGGGTTATGCCTCAGGAATTACAAAACATCAGGTTGCTAAAGCAGGAAAATCAGTGATAAAAATTTATTTGCTCGATCCTGGGGTAGTAATCAATCAATTGGAAATCAAATAA
- a CDS encoding glycoside hydrolase family 88/105 protein — protein MKKFISCSAFLLIISTQLFAQKLPNKKAVLKVLKSTNAYFMNKWPDAGKSIITNKERPSNIWTRAVYYEGLMALNKINPDQKYYDYAVQWGEKHNWGLRNGIQTRNGDDQACGQTYIDLYNIDKKPERIKDIKASIDLMIQSGKVNDWTWIDALQMAMPVFAKLGKLYNDNTYYDYMYKMYLHSKNVEGGGLYNAKDGLWCRDKDFVPPYKEPNGEDCYWSRGNGWVVAAFVRVLETMPKDAVGRDEYLKTYHEMIKALVPLQRTDGFWNVSLHDDGHFGGKETSGTALFVYGMAWGVNQGILDKATYLPVIVKAWNGMTKDAVQENGFIGFLQGTGKEPKDGQPVTYTSKPDFEDYGLGCFLLAGTEVYKLKK, from the coding sequence ATGAAGAAATTTATATCCTGTTCCGCATTTTTATTGATCATCAGTACGCAGCTATTTGCCCAAAAACTGCCCAATAAAAAGGCGGTTTTAAAAGTTTTAAAATCAACCAATGCTTATTTTATGAATAAGTGGCCTGATGCCGGGAAATCAATCATTACCAATAAGGAAAGGCCAAGCAATATCTGGACAAGGGCCGTTTATTACGAAGGTTTAATGGCTTTGAACAAGATCAACCCCGATCAAAAATATTACGATTATGCTGTACAATGGGGCGAAAAACACAACTGGGGTTTGAGAAATGGCATCCAGACCCGGAATGGCGACGACCAGGCCTGTGGGCAAACCTACATTGATTTATACAACATCGATAAAAAGCCGGAGCGTATTAAAGACATCAAGGCATCAATTGACCTGATGATTCAATCGGGCAAGGTAAACGATTGGACCTGGATTGATGCTTTGCAAATGGCGATGCCCGTTTTTGCCAAATTGGGGAAGTTATATAACGATAACACCTATTACGATTACATGTATAAAATGTACCTGCACAGCAAAAATGTAGAAGGTGGAGGTTTATACAATGCAAAAGATGGACTTTGGTGCAGGGATAAAGATTTTGTGCCACCATATAAAGAGCCCAATGGCGAAGATTGTTATTGGTCGCGGGGCAATGGCTGGGTAGTAGCTGCTTTCGTTCGCGTGCTGGAAACCATGCCAAAAGATGCGGTGGGCCGTGATGAATATTTAAAAACCTATCACGAAATGATTAAAGCCCTGGTGCCGCTGCAACGTACCGACGGTTTCTGGAATGTGAGCTTGCACGATGACGGTCATTTTGGCGGTAAAGAAACCTCAGGCACAGCATTATTTGTGTACGGCATGGCCTGGGGTGTAAATCAGGGAATTTTAGACAAAGCCACTTATTTGCCCGTGATCGTAAAAGCATGGAACGGAATGACCAAAGATGCGGTTCAGGAAAATGGTTTTATAGGGTTTTTACAGGGTACCGGAAAAGAACCTAAAGATGGTCAGCCGGTAACTTACACCAGCAAACCAGATTTTGAAGACTATGGTTTAGGCTGTTTCTTATTAGCCGGAACAGAGGTTTACAAATTGAAAAAATAA
- a CDS encoding exo-beta-1,4-galactosidase translates to MQIKAFAFTKWIVATIGLIFLFSTGVVGQSISLKGKWRFKIDANDEGVKGKWYSSVLPETINLPGSMAENLKGDDITLKTKWTGSIYDSSYFFHPRLAKYRKPGNIKIPFWLTPAKHYTGAAWYQKDVEIPANWKGQRVVLSLEYPHSETRVWIDDIEIGTQYTFVVAQNFELPAKLKAGKHTITLLIDNRIKAINVGQDSHSLTDHTQGNWNGVVGKMFLQAGSPVYFEDIQVYPDLKKKSVNVKIQLQAGAGMASSGKITLSAKSFNTKNILNVKPVTVPYQIKNGTGNVEIELPMGDKIATWDEFDPALYRLTASLQSKDGKKDEKQVQFGMREFKAVGRSFEINGRPVFLRGTVNNCEFPLTGYPSMDVAAWERIFKISKDHGLNHMRFHSWCPPEAAFIAADLAGFYLQPEGPSWANHGTSIGDGKPIDQFIYDETNRMTKNYGNYASFCMMAYGNEPRGKQVEYLTKFNNYWKAKDSRRLYTGASVGGSWPVIPNNEYMVRAGARGLDWGRKPESISTYAKQIEQFTVPFVAHEMGQYCVFPNFEEIKKYTGVYRAKNFEMFQEDLADHDMAGQAKDFLMASGKLQALCYKNEIEKALRTPNYNGYQLLSLNDYPGQGTALVGVLDAFWDEKGYITAKEFKRFSNSTVPLLKAPKFVYTNNESLDAAVEVAHFGKAPLTNAKISWTIKDRTGIVLGQGNFDQKTLPVSNCIQIGDIHFALNNIQKASQLNLEVKIEGTEYANDWNFWVYPATLPKLKTSFYYTDKLDEQAKKVLDEGGNVFLNAAGKVVKGKEVVQTFLPVFWNTSWFKMRPPHTLGILCDPKHAAFNNFPTEGHSDMQWWEIVNKAQVMNLEDFPSGFKPVIQPIDTWFLNRRLALVLEAKVGKGKLIVSSANLSPDLKESPAAQQLYFSLQQYMMSDQFNPKYEVAFNTVKDIFESPSKIQFDTFTKDSPDELKPKPKSK, encoded by the coding sequence TGGACAGGCAGCATTTACGACAGTTCTTACTTTTTTCATCCCCGCCTGGCAAAATACCGTAAACCGGGCAATATAAAAATCCCTTTTTGGTTAACACCTGCCAAGCATTATACCGGTGCTGCCTGGTATCAGAAAGATGTGGAAATTCCTGCAAACTGGAAAGGCCAGCGGGTAGTTTTATCTTTAGAATATCCACATTCCGAAACCCGTGTTTGGATTGATGACATCGAAATTGGTACGCAGTATACTTTTGTTGTTGCGCAGAATTTCGAACTCCCCGCCAAGCTAAAAGCAGGTAAACATACCATCACCTTATTGATCGATAACCGGATTAAAGCCATCAATGTGGGGCAGGATTCGCATAGCCTAACCGATCATACCCAGGGAAACTGGAACGGCGTGGTGGGCAAAATGTTTTTGCAGGCAGGGTCTCCGGTTTATTTTGAAGACATCCAGGTTTATCCAGACCTGAAGAAAAAATCGGTTAACGTTAAAATTCAGCTTCAGGCCGGTGCGGGTATGGCCTCCAGCGGAAAAATAACCCTTTCGGCCAAAAGTTTTAATACCAAAAATATCCTCAATGTAAAACCTGTAACGGTTCCTTATCAAATAAAAAACGGAACAGGAAATGTGGAAATTGAATTGCCAATGGGCGATAAAATTGCCACCTGGGACGAGTTTGATCCGGCATTGTACCGCTTAACCGCATCATTACAGTCTAAAGATGGCAAGAAAGATGAAAAGCAGGTACAGTTTGGAATGCGCGAATTTAAAGCGGTTGGCAGAAGTTTCGAAATTAACGGACGCCCGGTTTTTTTACGCGGTACCGTTAATAACTGCGAATTCCCATTAACCGGATACCCCTCAATGGATGTGGCGGCCTGGGAAAGAATTTTCAAAATCTCAAAAGACCATGGTTTAAACCACATGCGTTTTCACTCCTGGTGTCCGCCTGAGGCCGCTTTTATTGCTGCTGATTTAGCAGGCTTTTATTTGCAGCCCGAGGGGCCAAGCTGGGCAAACCACGGTACATCCATTGGTGATGGAAAACCCATCGATCAGTTTATTTATGATGAAACTAACCGCATGACAAAAAACTATGGCAATTATGCTTCATTTTGCATGATGGCTTATGGCAACGAGCCCCGCGGTAAACAGGTAGAGTATTTAACCAAATTTAATAACTATTGGAAAGCCAAAGATTCGAGGCGGTTATACACAGGTGCATCTGTTGGCGGTAGCTGGCCGGTTATTCCGAACAACGAATACATGGTACGTGCCGGGGCCAGGGGCTTAGATTGGGGCCGGAAACCTGAAAGTATTTCTACCTACGCTAAACAGATCGAACAGTTTACCGTTCCCTTTGTAGCGCATGAAATGGGCCAGTACTGTGTGTTTCCAAATTTTGAAGAAATCAAAAAATATACCGGCGTTTACCGGGCTAAAAACTTTGAAATGTTTCAGGAAGACCTGGCTGATCATGATATGGCCGGTCAGGCAAAAGATTTTTTAATGGCATCAGGTAAATTGCAGGCCTTATGCTACAAAAACGAAATCGAAAAAGCGTTAAGAACGCCCAATTACAATGGCTATCAGTTACTCTCTTTAAATGATTACCCTGGGCAGGGAACAGCATTAGTTGGTGTTTTGGATGCCTTTTGGGACGAGAAAGGATACATTACGGCTAAAGAATTTAAACGTTTCTCAAACAGTACGGTGCCTTTGCTTAAAGCTCCAAAATTTGTTTATACCAACAACGAAAGTTTAGATGCCGCTGTAGAAGTGGCCCATTTTGGAAAGGCTCCATTAACTAACGCTAAAATTTCGTGGACCATAAAAGATAGAACGGGGATTGTTTTAGGTCAGGGGAATTTCGATCAGAAAACTTTACCGGTAAGCAATTGCATCCAGATTGGCGATATACATTTTGCATTGAATAACATTCAAAAGGCAAGCCAGCTCAACCTTGAAGTTAAAATTGAAGGAACAGAATACGCCAACGACTGGAATTTCTGGGTTTATCCGGCTACGCTTCCGAAGCTTAAAACCAGTTTCTATTATACTGATAAACTGGATGAGCAGGCAAAAAAAGTATTGGATGAGGGTGGAAATGTGTTCCTGAATGCCGCAGGCAAAGTAGTAAAAGGTAAAGAAGTGGTGCAGACATTTTTACCCGTTTTTTGGAATACATCGTGGTTTAAAATGCGCCCGCCACATACGTTGGGCATTCTTTGCGATCCCAAACATGCTGCATTTAACAACTTCCCTACTGAAGGCCATAGTGATATGCAATGGTGGGAAATTGTAAATAAAGCCCAGGTCATGAATCTCGAAGATTTTCCTTCAGGCTTTAAACCGGTTATTCAGCCCATCGATACCTGGTTTCTAAACCGAAGGCTGGCATTGGTTTTAGAAGCCAAAGTAGGCAAAGGAAAACTGATTGTATCCAGTGCTAATCTTTCACCCGATTTAAAAGAATCGCCTGCTGCACAACAGCTTTATTTTAGCTTACAGCAATATATGATGTCTGATCAATTTAACCCAAAATACGAAGTAGCCTTTAACACCGTCAAAGATATTTTCGAAAGTCCTTCAAAAATTCAGTTCGATACTTTTACAAAAGATAGTCCTGATGAGTTAAAGCCAAAGCCAAAATCGAAATAA